The Rhizoctonia solani chromosome 13, complete sequence nucleotide sequence CGCATCCACGTTTTTCAAGATCATCCACAACTGACTGGACGCCTTTGTATGCTTCGGGCCTTTCCTCGATCATTAATGCAGGGTCGGTACACACAACTTCACTTCCCAACTTTGTGGTAGTCCCCGGAACATTTTTTCGCAATGTTGCGGCACTACGAGGATGCAGTCGGCCCGCCCCATGGGCGAGTGAGTGTGCTGGGGAACAGATTAGTCATAATCATAACGCCGAGTTTGATGGACATACCATTGTCATTTCCATCGCCCACTGGCTGTAATAGCCAACTGAAATCCCCTCGACTCCCAGGACATGGTGCAACCCCCATGTCTGCGGGTGCGGCTCCTTTCCGGTGGACCCATACTTCTTGTGCTTCTTGCCCACCCAAAGTGAGCCTGTGCCTAGTAACCGAATTGTGCGTCACATCTACCAATTTCTCGGGCATCACTGGTCTCGATTGGGCATGTTCGGCATCGTCTTCGAGGTTGAGCCCCAGGCATGATGCAATACGGTACGCTACGAGATCCCGATTAGCGACTGCCCATTGAACAGCGTAGTTATGTTCTTCAATGTATCCATCCAGCTCCGATGATCCTTCTGCGTAGAAAGGGTTGGAATTGCTGTGCGAGTGTGCTTGTAGTATAGACTTTCCAAGACCTCGGGACCGGTATGAACTATTAAATTATGAGAGGTGAGTCCTATCACATACGATTCGATTACTTTCGGACTCACCCAAAAGATATACTATACCAGCTCTTACCCTATTCTCTCGCATGCCTCCTCATCTTTGATATCTTCTACAACGCAGATCTCAGCAAAAACGTCTGTTCCTATCAAAGCTGGATAGACCCCTCGCGCGGCTATAGCGCAACCAATAGGGAATCGATTCCCGGGATGAAGGTCTGGCATACCTATGGCAGCTAAAGGATTAAGTCCAATACAACTTATGCACTCACATAACTCCTAGCCCCCACAGCTTTAGTTGTTTGGCCAGCTTTCCTCTGCAATGACATCCACTCGTACTTCCCCTTCTGCTGTGTTGTTTCCAATTACATGGGGAGCCGGAGCATCTTTTCCGACGTAAGGTTCGCCTTACTAACCCATAACTCTCGTATGTCCGAACAAAGGGTCTGGTCGGGCAAGAATAAGGCCCCGCCTTTGAGATAGATTCGTGACAGCGATTTAAGTCTGAATTTGTTACGGGCTTCGGAGAGGATTAATGCGTGTGGTGATGGCGCGTCAGTTGGTAGCAAATAGATGCTACgctttgattgattggcGTTTAAATAATAGTTATGGGCCGAGTGTTCGAGGGCATGGTGAATGTTTGATATGGTTCATTTTTGGATCTTGATGACGGGTTATATATACGGTATGGGAGTAGCTCGGCCTGAGGTGGAGTCATTCAAGGCAGTGAGACGCCCTGGTGTGTCATTAGTTCATTGACGACCATGACTCACGGTTCGGGTGGCAATACGCTAAACCCAAAACCTCCTTCCCTGTATTATTCGATACATTGGACGGCAGGAAATGAGCTTTAAAGACATCCGCTACCGTACAGTATCAACTAATAGCCCACGGAGGTATTGGATTTGCTCCAAACTGCACTCATCATACCCCATGGTAAGTCTGGATTCGTAATTGGAAACATCTAACTCCGGCGCTTGATGCTGTGGGATAGTGTTGTCTAAGACCACCATGCCCTCTCAAAAGCCCGGAGCAGCCAAAAAAACACCCGCATCTACAAAAGGTGGCCAGAAGCCACAAACTGGAGAGAAAAAAGGAAATTATAATCCGCGTCGCAAAATCCATACCCTTGATCCAGCAGCATCCAAGAAGCCCAAACCAGCAGAGGTCCGAATCAAACAACTATTTGCTTCACTATGCgcccaaattgatggagcgCATCTTACGAACGCTATCAAAACCTGTGATAAGAGCAAGTCATTATTACCTACAGTCGAATACATATCAATATAACAATATCTGGCGTTATTCTAGTTCTTCGTCTTACTCCTGACGACGCCGACGTGATACAAACGAAATTATTCTTGTTGCTTCAAACAGACCAATATGCTCGAGCTTTGGAAATAGTGGAGACGGTCTCTGGAGGATCTGATTCGAGGCAACTAGAGAAGGCATACTTACTCTATCGCCTGCATAAGGAGAAAGAAGCTAAGGCGGTTGTCGACCAAGCCAAGGCAAAGGGGCATCTGACGGAGGTTTTGATCATTTAGACGCCCAGATCGTAAGTCGAGAGGTTCTTTTTAGCCAAATTCTATATCTTATTCGATATCAGGCCTACAGGCTTGGAGACTACAGTGTGTCGAAGGAGATTTATGATCGCATTCTGGACGAGGGCGAACTGGTGAGTACTCCAACCTGTAAATTGATATCGTTGAATGATTATAGATACTATTTTGACTATTACAGAACGCCGAAGAACAAACCGATATCAATACTAATCTGAGCGCTGTTCAAAGCCATATCGACTTCTTGCAATCCGGATTTTACGATTCGCTGCGCGCTTCGGGGGTTAACGTTTCGCAGCTGGAAGATGCCCCAGCTCCGGCCCCACCGTTGCAGCCAATACATTGTCCATAGCACTGGTTCAAAAAGATACTACTAATGAAGAAGCTACAGCACCGGCTCCTCTCAAGGGCCCTCGTAAAGGCCGTCTGCCGAAACATGTTGTTCTCGGCGTTACACCTATGCCAGATCCCGAGCGGTGGATCAAGAAGCGCGAACGAACGTATGTCACGTTCGCCCAAGGTCGTAAAGGCAAAGGCAAAGGGAGGAAGGAGGGCGCGACTGCAGGCTATTCTCAAGGGGTCAACGTTGCACCTGCGGTGGCAGGAGTTATGGAAGGCGGCGGAAGTGGTAGTGGACATGTTCCAAAATCTGGCGGGGGCGGAAAGGGACGCAAGAAGAGTATGACGCGATGCAACGAATGTATGAATGAAAAACTTCAGATAGAATTTACTCAAAACTACATCTGAATATTGGACAAGGCTACAGACAAAGACAAAACCATCTCTGTGGTGTGTTCATTGAAGAGCAGGCGGTAATGCAGCATACTTCGGGCAAAGCTCAGACCAACCTGGAGATGGTTGGATTGCAAGCGGCCCTGTTCGTTGCTCATTTGGTGCTTCGGCGAATACGACAGCAAGCCCTGATAAATAATATAGAATCGAGTCACCTGGCCTTCAGGCGGACATTATGCTCACCAACTTCCAGATGCCAATCGATATGACAATGCAAGAACCTATTGTTTCGATGATATTAGTTAGTAACTTACATTGTGCATTCAAACATGCGACATACCAAGGGCCTGGAGAACTGAATCAGTTAACATCCAAAACAAACTAATTATAATAACTGACCAGGGTTATCGGTCCTGAACCTAATTCTTGCAGTATTTCCACCAACTGGTACCACATCCTTGCGCGGAGGGTTGACATAGTTGACAGGTCCCCCATTCTCAACAATATCGAAAGCATGCTAAATTAAATTATGAGTTTCTGCTGAAGCTGATAAAATCGAATACTTGAGGACTTACCCCGTGAAgatgccaaggatggaaaaATCCCTATAATAACTGATCAGTTCCTCAGGTCATGCGCATTTATTCATGTGATCTTACATTGGAAGACCCATGGATCTGAAGTTCGATGACTTTGTTAAATGGGAGGACTATGGTGTTTTCGGATCGAGCGAAATCAGAATTTGTAGATGCGTTGTTTGACAGGATCCTCAAAAGCGTTGGCAGATTAGGAGGTTTATATTGGCTGTCGTTGACCTGCCACCCTGTTTGGCCATTACTGACACCACCATACTTCAGATCAATAACTCCGCCTAGGTAGACAATCAGCAACCTCGCACACCAACTCAAATACGTACTCACGGGACCGCTACCTCCAGGAGCTCCAGGATTTTCAACAGGCTGAGTCATAATCGTCAGAAGGTAATGTGAGCTGAACGAAATAGTACCCTAACCTTCAGGAGATTTTGGTCTAATTTCAGGCCAGATGATTTTGAGGTGGTGGGATCCCGCACTGGGGCACCTTCATATCGCAGAATTGCCTTGACGAACTCGGGTTCCACTGGGGTGAATGTCAGTAATATCTTTGTAGATTAAATACAAACGCACAAGTATTGCTGCTTCGACGCGCGGTAATAGGTGCCCTGATCCAATAATTGCCTACAGTCTGATTGGCTTCGACCCTAGGCGTTGGTTAACACCAAGGTATTAATAGTAGCTAATCCGAGATAGCCTACAATAATGGAATAGCGCTCTCCCGGGTGGATGTCAAGTGAATTAACAGTGTACGGCTGGTGTGCGTACCTAAAGGGCATATATTGATATAGTGCAAGGCGGAAAAGCGGTGATCGTACCATCTGCTTCAATGATTTTCAATGGATGTCCATCGATTTGGAAGGTGTAGTAGCCGAGCGCGCCGTTATTGACCACTCGGTAGCGATAGCGTTTTCCCTTTTGAACATTAAATACAGACCAGGGTGCGGCGGGACCTCCCTTGTATCGCCCACGGCCGTTGATGAGACCACTGTCCGGAACACTGTATAATAGCTGTAGCAAGGAATGGTATAATTAATAATTAACTCACGGTTCACTACCGCTGGCAATATATTCTTCCCCTAAAACCGGTGCTGGGGTATGGTACCCAGTCTGAAAGCTGAATGACAGTCGACTCATCGTCAATATCTgcgcatacagtcaatattaAACCGGCTAAGTGACAAAGACCGCTTGCCATAGAGGCTCTTATGAGGGTCATTTGGGTCTAAGAGCTATGGTTAGTATGCGCAACCGCAGCGAGATACTGGGATCTAATACCATAGATGACAATAGCGCTTCGAACACCATCCACATATTGGCTACCCAAGTGAGAGTGATACCTAAAACATATGTGATTATAAACCCTTATAAATTATGTGCACGTTTCAACTTGCCAGTGTGTCCCGGTTTGGTCCCGAAGGGGAATGACATATTGGTATGTTGCATTAGGAGCAATGGGACACTGAGTAACGAAAGCTGGTCCATCTTCATAGGCGGTAGTTTGTTGGAATAAACCGTGCCAGTGCTGCTCTGGGTGTTGGTGGTGCAAGAGTATTAAAAGAGCCAAAACTTACAATGGTGGTCGAACGACGCATCGAAGGGTCGGACAACTGATTGACGACCGTGTTCCGCAGAACATCGCCCTTGTTGGCAAAGAGAACTGTTCCTGGAAATACACCATTGACGAGAGAAGCCTTGCGAGAAACCATCTGGACTGATCTGTGTGTTAACAATATTCAGTGTATAGTCGACAAACGCTCCAGAAGCATATCTCGTCGTAAACAATAGGAGAGCAAGTGAGTATAACATGGTAGGCACAATGGGGCGGGATCCGAGTGCTGAAGGAAAACGCTCCCTCTATAGCGGGTTAAAATAGCCTACCGTAAACTATGCTCAACGGACGGGCATCCAGGTCGAATGCGTAGCACGTTCTCCCGGATTTTCTTGGGTGCCCGACCTTTCCAAGTTTAGCATCCAGGGAACACAAGCATGAAATTACTATACCAACAACGGCTTTTTGGCATAAGGCGCCAAGGAACACAACTCGACCAGGAACCACATTAGCTTGATTGTTACCCCCACTGAGACGTATTCATCGGATATTGATAAATGTGCTATGATAGTGTGCGGAGTGCACATGAATGGAAACGCCAAAGTTTGACGGGATGTTTCCATAACCATACAAGGGTATGAAGACTTCTGAACCAAACACTCCGAGTCCCATAATCGGCGCCTTCAGCCCTTATGGCTAAACCTTCAATTCGACCCATAGTATTCCGTGCCCATGAATATCTGATATTCCAGGAGTCAAATGCTTCAACAAGATCACCATCAACCGTGGGTACATGCTAACTCCGGGTAGAATTTGAATACTTGGCAATCTAGCAATGTGTTTACCACCTGAAAGGAGCAAGCTGCCATTGATTGTTTGGTGCCTGCATTTGATTGATGGATGACAATCAGGCGCTCCAGACTCAATCTGCTTTGCCAAGATTCATGATTGTCAGCCGATCATTCAGACGTGAAATTCCAAGGCTGACAATCCCAATGACCACAAAGTTTTGTTGCCAGAGGAATAAAAGTTCAGGATCGCGATCGGATGGATTCAACAGTGGAAGATCCAAATGAAGAATATTTAGATTGAATGTGTGTGCTTCGGTTCGCGAACAACCCATATTGGACTATCGGCCACCAGTTCCTTGGAAATAATTATTCCGGAAAATGTATTGACAAGATTAATGTAGCCGCTTGGCCGACCCACAGAACCGAATTAGCCAGGCACTGGGCTAAATCACTCTCCATACTTTTAGCCGATCGGAAGGATGTATCCTCTTTGGGATGATGGGGAATTTGTTAGCAATGGTGAGAACCAAGGGGTGTGAATGTTAACTGCAGGGTCCTTATCAATAGCCAGTTTCCTCGTCAATCGACCTATAATCATTTCGATCGACCTACTATGACAAAATACAGCTATCGTAAGCTATGGGCTTGAAATATAGTCAGCTCCCGTTTACAAGTATACTCGATAGGTGTACACGAGTTTGACAGGATTGGCTATCATGGTATTTGTTCCTGCGATAAGCTTGTGAGAAGAAATCAACGATTAGCTACAGTGCATCGTATTCTGAGATCCATAATCCTGCTTGTTCGGTTGAAATATTAAACACCAAGATTTACCATTATGCTTGACAATCCAAGCAAACCATAACCATAACCATAACTACGGCGCAGCATTAGTAAAGTTACACTTTTCTGTTTCTATTAAGTTCTGTGGCTGTAAATTTTGTATAGATTCCGTCGGGAAGCTCCTATAATCCCCTTTTGAATGCCCagtctctctctctctctctctctctctctctctctctctctctctctctctctctct carries:
- a CDS encoding tRNA-splicing ligase RtcB translates to MPDLHPGNRFPIGCAIAARGVYPALIGTDVFAEICVVEDIKDEEACERIGSYRSRGLGKSILQAHSHSNSNPFYAEGSSELDGYIEEHNYAVQWAVANRDLVAYRIASCLGLNLEDDAEHAQSRPVMPEKLVDVTHNSVTRHRLTLGGQEAQEVWVHRKGAAPADMGVAPCPGSRGDFSWLLQPVGDGNDNAHSLAHGAGRLHPRSAATLRKNVPGTTTKLGSEVVCTDPALMIEERPEAYKGVQSVVDDLEKRGCARGIAKLRPIVTYKTRNESARK
- a CDS encoding SRP72 domain protein, translated to MPSQKPGAAKKTPASTKGGQKPQTGEKKGNYNPRRKIHTLDPAASKKPKPAEVRIKQLFASLCAQIDGAHLTNAIKTFLRLTPDDADVIQTKLFLLLQTDQYARALEIVETVSGGSDSRQLEKAYLLYRLHKEKEAKAVVDQAKAKGHLTEAYRLGDYSVSKEIYDRILDEGELNAEEQTDINTNLSAVQSHIDFLQSGFYDSLRASGVNVSQLEDAPAPAPPLQPIHSPAPLKGPRKGRLPKHVVLGVTPMPDPERWIKKRERTYVTFAQGRKGKGKGRKEGATAGYSQGVNVAPAVAGVMEGGGSGSGHVPKSGGGGKGRKKSMTRCNECMNEKLQIEFTQNYI
- a CDS encoding Multicopper oxidase; the protein is MVSRKASLVNGVFPGTVLFANKGDVLRNTVVNQLSDPSMRRSTTISSTGTVYSNKLPPMKMDQLSLLSVPLLLMQHTNMSFPFGTKPGHTGKYHSHLGSQYVDGVRSAIVIYDPNDPHKSLYGKRFQTGYHTPAPVLGEEYIASGSEPVPDSGLINGRGRYKGGPAAPWSVFNVQKGKRYRYRVVNNGALGYYTFQIDGHPLKIIEADGTHTSRTLLIHLTSTRESAIPLLVEANQTVGNYWIRAPITARRSSNTLEPEFVKAILRYEGAPVRDPTTSKSSGLKLDQNLLKPVENPGAPGGSGPVSGVIDLKYGGVSNGQTGWQVNDSQYKPPNLPTLLRILSNNASTNSDFARSENTIVLPFNKVIELQIHGSSNGFFHPWHLHGHAFDIVENGGPVNYVNPPRKDVVPVGGNTARIRFRTDNPGPWFLHCHIDWHLEVGLAVVFAEAPNEQRTGPLAIQPSPGWSELCPKYAALPPALQ